Below is a window of Myxococcales bacterium DNA.
TTCCCGGCGGACTCGAGCACGCCGAGCACTTGCGGGTGGTTGCGCGCATCTTGCCCGGGCGGCGCGTCGCTCGGGTAGCCGCTCTCGATGCGAAAGCCTGATTCTTTCATGCTGTCGATGACGATGACGGGCATGTTCAGCGCGACGGACGACAGCGTGGACACGAACGCGCCGAGGTACGCGCGCTGCCCGTTTGCGGTGACGACGAAGGGTAGTCCTTGCACGCCCACGGCAGGCAGCTCTTTGATGATGTACTCGCTGGAGTGCCAGCCGTCCCAGGCAACGGAGTGGCTGGTCGCGTCGTACCACTCGACTGCCATCAGATCGAAGAGCGCAGTGGGGCCTGCCAGCTGCAACGAAGCCAGCGGCACCGCTGCGGCTTCGGTTGCTGTGATCGTTGGGTCTTGCAGCAGCCGGACCTCGAGTCGGCTCGCCCAGGCGTAAGGCGCAATGGCGACGTTCGATGCGTACAGCCGTGTCCCGTCGAGCGCCTGGCCCGGTGCCGAGACCGAGAGACACGCGGTTGCGTAAGAAAGCTCCTCGTACGAGCCGGGCGCGTCGATTCGCAAGCTGCCCGACACGGTGGTTTCCTGGCCCGCGGGCCAGGCGGGATCCTGGACGGAGACTCCGATCGCTGCCGCCGGGCACGCCGCCGAGGGCGGTCACCGCGCGCGCATTACGGCCGATGGCGCGGATGCGTGCGGAGGCGCAGCTCCGGGCCGTTGCGAAGCGCTGGCCGGGGCGGGAAGTGAGCCCCGTCTTGTACGCTTGACGTACAGCGTACAATGGGTAGGCTAGCGGCATGATCCGGTCGTTTCGGTGCGCTGAGACGGCCGCGGTCTATGAAGGCAAGCGGTCTCGGCGTTTCGACTCGATTCGGCCTGTCCTGGAACGGAAGCTCATCATGCTCGACTCGGCGGTTCGCTTGGATGACCTTCGTTCGCCGCCGGGCAACCGACTCGAAGCGCTCCGCGGTGACCGAGTTGGGCAATACTCGATCCGTATCAACGACCAGTTCCGAATTTGCTTTCGTTGGACCGACGTCGGTCCGGATGAAGTCGAAGTCGTCGACTACCACTGACGAGGAACAGCCATGAAGAACCGCATGCGCCCCATTCACCCCGGCGAGATCCTCCGAGAGGAGTACCTCGTCCCGCTCGAAATGAGCGCGAACGTGCTCGCGCAGGCCATCGGCGTCCCCGCGAATCGCGTAAGCGCCATCGTGGCGGGCAAGCGGGCCGTGACAGCGGACACCGCGCTCCGACTCGCGCGCGCTCTCGAGACTTCGCCTGAGTTCTGGATGAACCTCCAGCAGGCGTACGATTTGCGGATCGCCGAACGAGACAGCGGCCCCTCCGTGCGGGCCGT
It encodes the following:
- a CDS encoding type II toxin-antitoxin system RelE/ParE family toxin, whose protein sequence is MIRSFRCAETAAVYEGKRSRRFDSIRPVLERKLIMLDSAVRLDDLRSPPGNRLEALRGDRVGQYSIRINDQFRICFRWTDVGPDEVEVVDYH
- a CDS encoding HigA family addiction module antidote protein encodes the protein MKNRMRPIHPGEILREEYLVPLEMSANVLAQAIGVPANRVSAIVAGKRAVTADTALRLARALETSPEFWMNLQQAYDLRIAERDSGPSVRAVRPVRRERRHAVK